In the Clostridium sporogenes genome, one interval contains:
- the larA gene encoding nickel-dependent lactate racemase, with amino-acid sequence MAKIKVPYHKKMIEIEIENKNLVGILESKAEDYKRNLSQEEIVEAALDNPIQCEKLEDLVKGKKNVVIITSDHTRPVPSKITMPILLRRIREVNPDIDIKILIATGFHRESTKEELINKFGEEIVKNENIVMHVSTDYSTLVKVGKLPSGGELILNKLAMEAELLIAEGFIESHFFAGFSGGRKSILPGIASAKTIMANHCGEFIASPNARTGILKDNPVHKDMVYAAEKANLAFILNVVIDSEKKVINAFAGHRQYAHETGCKFVLELSKVEKVKADIVVSSNGGYPLDQNIYQSVKGMTAAESTCREGGVIIMVAACNDGHGGQSFYDNLANSKSPRELLDRIAKVPRYETVPDQWEFQILARMLDKFTVILVTDMCDSNMIKAMHMEHAYNFEEALNRAYKLKGKEAKVAVIPDGVSVIVG; translated from the coding sequence ATGGCAAAGATAAAAGTACCATATCACAAGAAAATGATTGAAATAGAGATAGAAAATAAAAATTTAGTAGGAATTTTAGAATCAAAAGCAGAAGATTATAAAAGAAATTTAAGCCAAGAAGAAATTGTTGAGGCTGCATTGGACAATCCTATACAATGCGAAAAATTAGAAGATTTGGTAAAGGGAAAGAAGAACGTGGTTATAATAACTAGTGATCATACGAGACCGGTACCAAGTAAGATAACAATGCCTATACTTTTAAGAAGAATAAGAGAGGTTAATCCTGATATAGATATAAAAATATTGATTGCGACAGGTTTTCATAGAGAATCAACAAAAGAAGAGCTTATAAATAAATTTGGCGAAGAAATAGTTAAAAATGAAAATATAGTTATGCATGTATCCACTGATTATAGCACTTTAGTGAAGGTTGGAAAATTGCCATCTGGTGGAGAGCTTATATTAAATAAATTAGCAATGGAAGCAGAACTTTTAATAGCAGAGGGATTTATAGAATCACATTTCTTTGCAGGATTTTCAGGGGGAAGAAAGAGTATACTACCTGGAATAGCTTCTGCAAAAACTATAATGGCAAATCATTGTGGTGAATTTATTGCTAGTCCCAATGCTAGGACTGGAATATTAAAAGATAATCCGGTACACAAAGACATGGTTTATGCCGCTGAAAAAGCTAATTTAGCCTTTATATTAAATGTGGTAATAGATAGTGAAAAGAAAGTTATAAATGCTTTTGCAGGACATAGACAATATGCCCATGAAACAGGATGTAAATTTGTACTTGAACTTTCAAAAGTTGAAAAGGTAAAAGCCGATATAGTAGTTTCAAGTAATGGAGGATATCCATTAGATCAAAATATATATCAATCAGTAAAAGGTATGACAGCTGCTGAGTCTACCTGCAGGGAAGGTGGAGTAATAATAATGGTAGCAGCTTGTAATGACGGGCACGGAGGTCAATCATTTTATGATAATTTAGCTAATAGTAAATCACCAAGAGAACTTTTAGATAGAATAGCCAAAGTTCCTAGATATGAAACAGTTCCAGATCAATGGGAATTTCAAATATTAGCTAGGATGTTAGATAAATTTACAGTTATTTTAGTTACAGATATGTGTGATTCCAATATGATTAAAGCTATGCATATGGAGCATGCATATAATTTTGAAGAAGCTTTAAATAGAGCTTATAAGTTAAAAGGAAAAGAGGCTAAAGTAGCGGTAATACCTGATGGTGTGTCTGTAATTGTAGGATAA
- a CDS encoding WG repeat-containing protein has protein sequence MIERNLFNIINKYLPIGSEIMVDEINSEPLIIKGQLNESGSEKIIVAYRWQDENYIMLLERSCNQWSVIDNIKGKGYGVSYFKIAPITDNGINNLIVGWRMGAIWSELDILQWTPYGFRRIIEEGIYYSKIEIENIKNKKAVNNKNEIALWLHDTAEAYKVEIYKWNLGKLVKAEDVYPYYFRRVIEFYKMKVKEDDNFPVYWYYLVDAQIKGKKYKDALESIDRALKLPKAYPSKKELLKLKDYIYSQVNCEYINLYPAPINTINGVRWGYINEKGEFAIKPVYNLALEFQCNGVAVVEKDNFYGVIDRNGDYIVKLKYGFISEFSEKRAIVIDNEKFNIINEKGKKLISKFKSYNYIGNFREGRAQYGIIDFTKGYIYGYLDRYGKAIIPAQYEYGNDFYEGKAVVRIKENEYALINRNGEMLNKYEHIFVGNLREGLLSFKEDIGGKYGFIDEKGKIVIKPQFTFAQDFYEKRAVVNIMNNYGVINTEGNYVIEPKYNDIILLGENRLAIGIAIDKISKFIGSKYAIADIDGNILTDFIYYGVSNYKNRIASVYDDKNTFFIDKEGNKIENLPIVEGRGTLTVENELIKAYVDYKISYFDKEGILIWRENSAISLNDNYTIIEEKYKPNKDYLVYYPKVQGMKDKDLEDKVNNKLKSLSEVEPIEENIQLEYSYLGDFKIEFVEKKLLVLELQGYKFYFGAAHGMPSKIYVKIDLNSGEFYELQDLFKEDSNYEIVLSNIIGEQIKNNPEYSYIFLDSYNGIKKDQPFYLSKDALYIYFYPYEIAPYAAGFPTFKIHYKDIMDIINEVGEFWNAFN, from the coding sequence TTGATTGAAAGAAATTTATTTAATATTATTAATAAGTACTTACCTATAGGATCTGAAATAATGGTTGATGAAATTAATAGTGAACCTTTAATAATAAAAGGTCAATTAAATGAATCTGGATCGGAAAAAATAATCGTAGCCTATAGATGGCAAGATGAAAACTATATTATGCTATTAGAAAGATCTTGTAATCAATGGAGTGTAATAGATAACATAAAGGGAAAAGGTTATGGTGTTTCTTACTTTAAAATAGCACCTATAACAGATAATGGTATAAATAATTTAATTGTAGGTTGGAGAATGGGAGCTATATGGTCTGAGTTAGATATACTTCAGTGGACTCCATATGGGTTTAGAAGGATTATAGAAGAGGGGATATATTATAGTAAAATTGAAATAGAAAATATAAAAAATAAAAAGGCTGTAAATAATAAAAATGAAATAGCATTATGGTTACATGATACAGCAGAAGCGTACAAAGTTGAAATATATAAATGGAATTTGGGGAAATTAGTGAAAGCTGAAGATGTATATCCTTATTATTTTAGAAGAGTTATAGAGTTTTACAAGATGAAAGTAAAAGAAGATGATAATTTTCCAGTGTACTGGTATTATTTAGTAGATGCTCAGATTAAAGGAAAGAAGTATAAAGATGCATTAGAATCCATAGATAGAGCCTTAAAGCTTCCTAAAGCCTATCCTTCTAAAAAAGAGTTATTGAAATTAAAAGACTATATATATTCACAGGTGAATTGTGAATATATAAATTTATATCCGGCACCTATAAATACTATTAATGGAGTTAGATGGGGATATATAAATGAAAAGGGAGAGTTTGCAATTAAACCTGTATATAATTTAGCTTTAGAATTTCAATGTAATGGAGTTGCAGTTGTAGAAAAAGATAATTTTTATGGAGTTATAGATAGAAATGGTGATTATATAGTGAAGCTTAAATATGGATTTATAAGTGAATTTTCAGAGAAGAGAGCCATCGTTATTGATAATGAAAAATTTAATATAATAAATGAAAAGGGAAAAAAATTAATTTCTAAATTTAAAAGTTATAATTATATAGGAAATTTTAGAGAAGGAAGAGCTCAATATGGAATTATAGATTTTACTAAAGGATATATTTATGGATATTTAGATAGGTATGGAAAGGCAATTATACCAGCACAATATGAGTATGGAAATGATTTTTATGAAGGAAAAGCTGTAGTTAGAATTAAAGAAAATGAATATGCTCTTATAAATAGAAATGGAGAAATGTTGAATAAATACGAACATATATTCGTAGGTAATTTAAGAGAGGGACTTTTATCCTTCAAAGAAGATATAGGAGGGAAATATGGTTTTATAGATGAAAAAGGAAAGATAGTTATAAAACCTCAATTTACATTTGCTCAGGACTTTTATGAAAAAAGAGCTGTAGTAAATATTATGAACAACTATGGTGTAATAAATACAGAAGGAAACTATGTAATAGAGCCTAAGTATAATGACATAATTTTATTAGGAGAAAATAGATTGGCTATAGGAATAGCTATAGATAAAATATCAAAGTTTATAGGATCTAAATATGCCATTGCAGATATAGATGGAAATATATTAACAGACTTTATTTATTATGGAGTTTCAAATTATAAAAATAGAATAGCTTCTGTTTATGATGATAAAAATACTTTCTTTATAGATAAAGAAGGTAATAAAATTGAAAATTTGCCTATAGTAGAAGGAAGAGGGACATTAACAGTAGAAAATGAATTAATAAAAGCCTACGTGGATTATAAGATTTCTTATTTTGATAAAGAAGGAATTTTAATATGGAGGGAAAATTCAGCTATTTCTTTAAATGACAACTATACAATTATAGAAGAAAAATATAAACCTAATAAGGATTATTTAGTATATTATCCAAAAGTTCAAGGAATGAAAGATAAGGATTTAGAAGATAAAGTTAATAATAAACTTAAAAGTTTATCAGAAGTGGAGCCTATAGAAGAGAATATTCAATTAGAGTATAGCTATTTAGGAGATTTCAAAATAGAGTTTGTTGAAAAGAAATTATTAGTATTAGAACTTCAAGGATATAAATTTTATTTTGGAGCAGCTCATGGTATGCCAAGTAAGATCTATGTAAAAATAGATCTAAATTCAGGAGAATTTTATGAATTACAAGATTTATTTAAAGAAGATAGTAACTATGAAATAGTTTTAAGTAATATAATAGGAGAACAAATAAAAAATAATCCAGAATACTCTTATATATTCCTAGATAGTTATAATGGAATAAAAAAAGACCAACCTTTTTATTTATCAAAGGATGCATTATATATTTATTTTTATCCTTATGAAATTGCACCTTATGCTGCAGGATTTCCTACCTTTAAGATTCATTATAAGGATATAATGGATATAATTAATGAAGTAGGTGAATTTTGGAATGCTTTTAATTAA
- a CDS encoding response regulator, giving the protein MSSSQKNILVIDDSAIIRSFVRNILEDANYKVYEACDGEEGIELYKKCGNIDLVMTDIYMPKKSGLEVVVELQKKYKGTKIIVFSDGGKDNFTNDSGVCEALGAAYFIKKDLIKDKLLDLVNIIFSK; this is encoded by the coding sequence ATGAGTAGTTCACAAAAAAATATATTGGTTATTGATGATTCTGCAATTATTAGAAGCTTTGTAAGAAATATCTTAGAAGATGCAAATTATAAGGTTTATGAAGCTTGTGATGGAGAAGAAGGGATAGAGCTATATAAAAAGTGTGGAAACATCGATTTAGTAATGACAGATATATATATGCCTAAAAAAAGTGGTTTAGAAGTTGTAGTAGAGCTACAAAAGAAGTATAAAGGGACCAAGATAATTGTTTTTTCTGATGGGGGAAAAGATAATTTCACTAATGATTCAGGAGTATGTGAAGCTCTTGGAGCAGCTTATTTTATTAAGAAGGATTTAATTAAAGACAAGCTACTTGATTTAGTAAATATAATATTCTCAAAATAA
- the yfcE gene encoding phosphodiesterase encodes MKLFFISDIHGSAYYLEKALHIFEKEKADYLIILGDELYHGARNPLPKEYNPKKVTEILNSYKDKIIAVRGNCESEVDQMVLKYHIMSDYSIVLYNGKRLFLTHGHIFNKDNMPNISAGDALIYGHTHIPLAEKINNIFVINPGSITFPKENTPHCYGILSDNLFKIKTLEGDVFKEITLI; translated from the coding sequence ATGAAATTATTTTTTATATCTGATATTCATGGATCAGCCTATTATTTAGAAAAAGCTTTACATATATTTGAGAAAGAAAAAGCAGATTATTTAATCATATTAGGTGATGAACTTTATCATGGTGCTAGAAACCCTCTACCTAAAGAATATAATCCTAAAAAAGTAACAGAAATCTTAAATTCTTATAAAGATAAAATCATAGCTGTAAGAGGGAATTGTGAAAGTGAAGTGGATCAAATGGTTCTTAAGTACCATATTATGAGTGATTATTCTATAGTTCTATATAATGGTAAAAGATTATTTTTAACCCATGGTCATATTTTTAATAAAGATAATATGCCTAATATAAGTGCTGGAGACGCTTTAATATATGGTCATACACATATACCTTTAGCAGAAAAAATAAATAATATATTTGTAATTAATCCTGGTTCTATTACATTTCCTAAGGAAAATACACCTCATTGCTATGGTATCCTTAGCGACAATTTATTTAAAATAAAAACCTTAGAAGGAGATGTATTTAAGGAAATTACTTTAATATAA
- the recQ gene encoding DNA helicase RecQ, whose protein sequence is MLQGAKNLLKKHFGYNEFRKAQEKVIESILRKEDTVGIMPTGAGKSICYQIPALIFEGVTVVISPLISLMKDQVDSLKEVGIEATYINSSLNSLEIEERIFNAKEGIYKLIYIAPERLESDSFVRSLNNIDITLVAVDEAHCVSQWGHDFRLSYTKISNFITKLSKRPVVTAFTATATETVRRDILNSLELKEPNVFVTGFDRENLSFSVIKGEDKEKFIFDYLKNNIGKVGIIYTSTRKEAESLYNKINKKGYKVGVYHAGLGDEERKKTQEDFSFDNIEIIVATNAFGMGIDKSNVRFVIHNNIPKNMEAYYQEAGRAGRDGEESECILLFSPNDIRLQKYFIDESFLSPERKNNEYNKLRAMVDYCYTSKCLRSYILEYFGEEPLKEKCNNCSTCNDNREEKDITVEAQKIFSCVYRMKERFGVNMVADVLRGSKNKKLLSLELNELSTYSIMEEFTQKDIVALMNKLIADDYMITTDDKFPVVRLRQKSYEVLKGKETVSIKISKIEKKVKADNELLDKLKQLRKAISQEESVPPFMIFPDTTLKELSEYMPTKDEDLLKIKGIGERKAQVYGERFIKAITEYMDEKGMDINNMDNYENSKSNKGSKIKTHILSYNLYKEGKTIKEIADERKLKAITIQEHLFKCISEGMEVDLNKFIKKDYEQLILDTIKKVGGTKLKPVKDELPAEIDYMCIKSVWYKYKDII, encoded by the coding sequence GGATATAATGAATTTAGAAAGGCTCAAGAAAAAGTAATAGAAAGTATTCTAAGAAAAGAAGATACAGTAGGAATTATGCCTACAGGAGCAGGAAAGTCAATTTGTTATCAGATACCTGCATTGATTTTTGAAGGGGTAACGGTAGTAATATCTCCTCTTATTTCTCTTATGAAAGATCAAGTAGATTCTTTAAAGGAAGTTGGAATAGAAGCTACATATATAAACAGCTCTCTAAATAGTTTGGAGATAGAAGAAAGAATATTTAATGCTAAAGAAGGTATTTATAAGCTTATTTATATAGCTCCAGAAAGATTAGAATCGGATAGTTTTGTAAGAAGCTTAAATAATATAGATATAACTTTAGTAGCAGTAGATGAGGCTCATTGTGTATCTCAGTGGGGACATGATTTTAGACTGAGTTATACAAAAATAAGTAATTTTATAACAAAACTATCAAAAAGACCTGTAGTAACAGCTTTTACAGCTACAGCCACAGAAACTGTTAGACGTGATATATTAAATAGTTTAGAACTTAAAGAGCCTAATGTGTTTGTAACAGGATTTGATAGGGAGAATTTAAGCTTTTCTGTTATAAAAGGAGAAGATAAAGAAAAATTTATATTTGATTATTTGAAAAATAATATAGGTAAAGTAGGTATAATATATACATCTACAAGAAAAGAGGCAGAAAGTTTATACAATAAGATAAATAAAAAAGGATATAAAGTAGGAGTATATCATGCAGGATTAGGTGATGAGGAGAGGAAAAAAACTCAAGAGGATTTTTCTTTTGATAATATAGAAATAATAGTAGCTACTAATGCTTTTGGTATGGGTATAGATAAATCTAATGTAAGATTTGTTATACATAATAATATACCCAAAAATATGGAAGCTTATTATCAAGAAGCAGGTCGTGCTGGTAGAGATGGAGAAGAAAGTGAATGTATATTATTATTTTCTCCTAACGATATTCGTCTTCAAAAATATTTTATAGATGAGAGCTTTTTATCACCAGAAAGAAAAAATAATGAGTATAATAAATTAAGAGCTATGGTAGATTATTGTTATACTTCAAAGTGCTTAAGATCCTATATATTAGAATATTTTGGGGAAGAACCTTTAAAGGAAAAATGTAATAATTGTAGTACATGCAATGACAATAGGGAAGAAAAAGACATAACAGTAGAAGCACAAAAAATATTTTCTTGTGTTTACAGAATGAAGGAACGATTTGGTGTAAATATGGTAGCAGATGTACTTAGAGGATCAAAGAATAAAAAGCTGTTATCTTTAGAATTAAACGAACTTTCTACCTATAGTATTATGGAGGAATTTACCCAAAAGGATATAGTAGCTTTAATGAATAAACTAATAGCAGATGATTATATGATAACTACAGATGATAAATTTCCTGTTGTAAGATTAAGACAAAAATCCTATGAGGTATTAAAAGGAAAAGAAACTGTATCTATAAAGATTAGTAAAATAGAAAAGAAAGTAAAAGCAGATAATGAGTTGTTAGATAAGCTAAAACAGTTAAGAAAAGCAATATCTCAAGAAGAATCAGTACCACCATTTATGATATTCCCAGATACTACTTTAAAAGAGCTTAGTGAGTATATGCCTACAAAAGATGAAGATTTATTAAAGATTAAAGGAATAGGTGAAAGAAAAGCTCAGGTTTATGGAGAAAGGTTTATAAAAGCTATTACAGAATACATGGATGAAAAGGGTATGGATATTAATAATATGGATAATTACGAAAATAGTAAAAGTAATAAGGGGTCTAAAATTAAGACACATATATTAAGCTATAACCTGTATAAGGAAGGAAAAACAATAAAAGAAATTGCAGATGAAAGAAAATTAAAGGCCATAACTATACAAGAGCATTTATTTAAATGTATTTCAGAAGGTATGGAAGTTGATTTAAATAAGTTTATAAAAAAGGATTACGAACAATTAATATTAGATACTATAAAAAAAGTTGGTGGAACAAAACTAAAACCAGTAAAAGATGAATTGCCAGCAGAAATAGATTATATGTGTATAAAATCCGTATGGTATAAATATAAAGATATAATTTAA